attatatattcttagagagagatgaggatagAGACTGTAAaagatgagagggagatgaggagagagatcagagtggtggtgtgagATCTGACTCAGCTCTACTCACGGCTTCATGTTGAACAGGTCTCTAACTCCCATGTTGGGCTCTCGGTTGCGGTTGCGCTCGGTGAAGAACTTCTCCTTGGTCCAGGTCATCTGGACGTGTGGGGCTGCGTCTGCCTTGTCGTTCAACGCCGCGTGAGATGCTGTGTTCCTGTCGTGGATCAGCTgagcctggggaggaggaggagaaagggaggaggaggagagagagggaggaggaggagagagagggagagagaggaggaggagagagggaggaggaggagagagagagggaggaggaggagagagggaggaggagagagggaggaggaggagagagagagggaggagaaagggaggaggaggagagagagggaggaggaggagagagagtgaggaggaggagagagggaggaggaggagagagagagggaggaggagagagggaggaggaggaggaggagagagggaggaggaggagagagggaggaggaggagagagggaggaaggaggaggaggaggagaggaggacaagaggagagatggtgagagaggagcgagaCAGAGGACGGAGATTGGAGATGGAGAGTTTGGGCTACCAGGGGAACCACAGCTCATGCTAAACTTGAAGCCAACATCAACACTTGTAAACAAACAAGTTAATGACTACATACAGCGTTCCTGGTGACTATCTGTCAAACAACAACAGGACATGCATCACAACACCAACTGCCAGAGTCTGGGTGGACGGCCGCCAGACGCGATGAggaggcggggtgggggggggggtgcaacaaCATCTGGAGGTGAGGACACCAGGTGGGTATGATGGAGGTGAaccaaggggagggagggggagttaaCCATGCAGGTGAAccaaggggagggggagttaaCCATGCAGGTGAAccaaggggagggggagttaaCCATGCAGGTGAAACATCCAtgaaccggggggggggggaccatcttcacagcaggaggggcaggagggagtgtgggagggagggctgcAGTCCAGGGGGTCTGGAAGGTCCGGGGGTCTGGAGGCAGGGTCTACCTCATCCTCCTGGGGAGGTTCGGCCTGGGAGGAGGCCTCTCCACTGGGCCCCGACACCTGAACTCCACTCTGGTTCTTCCTCCTGATGGAGCTACGGGACTCATCAGTGATACTCTGAATctgagggggcgtggccggcgACAGACCCAAAGCAGCGTGAGCAGCCGAACAGGAAGAAggccagaggtcagaggtcatacaGAGCAGAGGTCACCCCAGGGCAGGTGTAGGACTCGGTCCACACAGGGGACACCTTATCCATGTCTGCGCACTTTCCACATCCGCTAATCACACGTTCCATTTCCAATTCACACCTTGTTACTGTTATTCATGCAATTACTCTTTTGTACAACTGGTGAATAAACAGACACACTGGATGGCTGGAAACAGCTGAAGGCGTTCTGACATCTGGCAGtaagaaaaagtaaaaaaagaCAGTTTTGGGTTTTGTGGGTGTAGTGTGGGGTGCAGTGCCTGGGGTCCCAGGCAGGGGGCGCTGGtacctctctctcgcgctccgtCCTGGACAGCTGCATCTGCTTCAGCATCTGGGAGCGCTGCTCCATCACCAGGGTCTTCTCATAGGTGAAGGCTGAGATGTCACTGTCGtgctgggaacacacacacacacacacttaacatctGAGGTAGCAGGCAGTTGAGCAGTCAGGTGAGCAGGCAGGTGAGCAGGTACGCaccatctccaccacctccacctcggCGTCCAGGCGCAGGTGGTACAGGAACATCTGCAGGTCCTTCTTCATCTGGATACTGTTGTCGTCCATCTGGGCCACGGTGAAGATACGCATCTTACACTTCCTCCacacctggggagaggagggaagggagggagacaggagggagggggagggagacaggagggagggagagacaagagggagggaggggggagacaggagggagggagacaggagggagggggagggagacaggagggagggagagacaagagggagggaggagggagacaggagggagggagacaggagggagggaggagggagacaggagggagggagacaggagggagggaggagggagacaggagggagggagagacaagagggagggaggagggagacaggagggagggagacaggagggagggaggagggagacaggagggagggagacaggagggagggaggagggagacaggagggagggggagggagacaggagggagggagagacaagagggagggaggagggagacaggagggagggggagggagacaggagggagggagagacaagagggagggaggagggagacaggagggagggagacaggagggagggaggagggagacaggagggagggagacaggagggagggagacaggagggagggagacaggagggagggagacaggagggagggaggagggagacaggagggagggagacaggagggagggagacaggagggagggagacaggagggagggagacaggagggagggagacaggagggaggcagagggagggagggtgacaggagggagggagacaggagggaggcagagggagggagggtgacaggagggagggattgagaaattatgagagaatgtgtgtgtctgggagagtgtgtttgtacgtgtgtgacagcgtgtgtgtgtgttttgtgtgtgtgactgtgtgtgtgtcccaccttGTGCTGACGTAGCAGGAAGGGCAGCAGCATGAGCAGGCCTCCGTCATGCACCACCCACCAGACGTCGATGGTGCCCTCCCCCAGACGCTCCAGGCTGCTGGGGAAGCTGTCCACGTTCTTGGCCACCAGCAGAGCCTGGTGGGCCGCTGTGGTCTCCCGCACCGTCTCTGCGGGAGGACGGCACGCTTTACATTACACTGcatcatacgtgtgtgtgtgtacgagagtgtgtgtgagtgtgtgtgtgatacagtgtTAAGATAACTCTTGGGTGTGCACACGCAGGCTAAGAtatattcttcttttttttatggtCTTTCAAAAGTTTTCACTTACCCAAAAagcttgaaaaaatattttctaaaaaaGGTTCCAAAAGTAAAAAAGTTTTTGGGTAGAAGAGAACATCCATTCGGGGTCGATAAAGTGACCAGAACTACAATTCATTTCATGTTAATATACAATCGTAAGTGAATATAATGACGATATGATGGTCGATCAACCCTAACATGGTGGAgcgaggctggaggtgaggctgacCTATGAAGTTCTTCCAGGAGACGGGGTCGCTGGCCTGCTTCCAGGTGCCGGGCCAGGCCATCAGCACCGTGTTGTGTTTCATCCCCCCCAGGCCGGCCGACTGGATGAGGTGGGAGAAACCATCTCTCAGGTTGGACGACACCACCACGTGGCAGAAGCCCTTGGTACGCTCCGTCGTCATGGACGCCTTTATGTTCTGGAATGAGGATGACATCACACCATCTGTGAAGCTGGACTTCACAGCCTCTATGCTTTTATATTCTTAAAATAATGATATATTCCTTTAGCAGACCCTTATTTAAAGGGGATTTAAACCTTTAGATCTTTAGTCAAAGTCTCTAACAAAAGAGCGAAACCGATACATTTGTATTCATATTATTTAGTGACGCTATGATCCCAGTCTGTCAGTAAATCCTTATTATGCTGAATATTATTGGTCTTATTTAGTGTCACTATGTCTCCAGTCCACCAGAGGGCGCTGTGGGCCTACCTGCTCGGCCTTCTTGGCCTCGGTCTCCTTGCTGATGTAGGTTCCTTCCTGCACACTGCCCACGATGGTGAGGCCCTTCCCGGCCTTCAGCTGGGTGGTGAAAGACAGCAGGCGAGGGTGCTTCACCGCCATGTCAGGGTCTACGTTCAGCAGCACCAACAGCTgtggcctggacacacacacacacacacacacacacacagacacacagacacacaggagcacacacacacgatatgtTGTGGATGGTGTGGATTATCTCCTTTCCCCTGGCTGATACCCTGTTCAcccagagggagacaggagctgACCTGATTCTCTCAGTCATAAATATGAAACACTTTCACACAGACAGTGTGAGGGGCAGCTTGTCTGAGGGTTACCAGAGTCCACAGAGAGATTAAGGAGAGGGCTCAGAGACTCATCAAAttgtctccctcctgctctgtctctccctctctctgtctctccctctgtctgttcctctctccctctctctgtttctccctctcacctcttaTCTCCCTCttaccccttctctcctctctccccttctctcccccctgtccttctctcagaaacacacacaccttctctcccccctgtccttctctcagaaacacacacaccttctctcccccctggccctctctcagaaacacacacaccttctctcccccctgtccctctctcagaaacacacacaccttctctccccctggccctctctcagaaacacaacaccttctctcccccctgtccctctctcagaaacacacacaccttctctcccccctggccctctctcagaaacacacacaccttctctcccccctggccctctctcagaaacacacacctccagttcTTGGTGTGTGGTGGCGCCTCCTCCAGGCGGATGAGGGCGTAGCGGGCAGCGTTGAGCGACAGCCCTCGGATACCGTCGCCCCACTCTTTCTCCGCCCTAGCAacagacacaagcacagagCAAACTAAAACAGACAACCAATAATAAACACACCAATCTTAATGTCCTGTATGTAGGAGGGATATTTCCAGTTGAAGAGGGGAATCTCACCCTCTGTATTCAATGTATTTGTAGATGCAGCCTGCGATCATCATGGCGACCAGAGCGTAGTACCAGGAGCAGATGAACATCAGGGACAGGCACAGGCTCATCCCCAGGAAGGAAAGGGCcctgggggagcaggagggggcagCATGACTCTGGAACTACAACATACATACACCACCCTGGCGTCCTGGGTACTAAaacaggaagatgaggagggataGACGATTCCACTCCAGAACATTACAACATCTATGCTTTGCGATGCATGGACACTCTCTCTGTTTTAAAGAACAACAACACTGGGAGGTGGTTTTATCTGGTGTACCTGTGAGCTCTAATCCTCCTTGATTTACACAGATCCCTGCATCACATGCTAAACATGcagcacaggtgtgtgtagctgtgtgtgcatgtgagagtaTTTTCAGGTGAAAGTATATTTGTTTCAAGGCTGAAAGGTCTAACTGCATGGCCTTAGAGGTAATGGGatttacctggtgtgtgtgtgtaagcttgtATGTAcgattatgcatgtgtgtgtatgagtgtaatcttgtgtgtatgacagtaagcttgtgtgtgtgtgtccatgtctgcatgtgtgtgtgtaaccttccctctgtgtgtgagagtgtgtgtgacagtgtgtgttgctAGCAGCAGGTAGGACCAGGCTGAGAGCAGCTATCTGTAGCAGGCTGCCAGCCCCACACCATAACCCCACCCAGGACACTGCAGGGCACAGAGGAGGTCACTAGCTGCATCCCCTCCACAGACACAGAGTGGTAGTTTTAGGGTTAGCGTTAGCGGCACTCACCAGTGGTAGTTTTAGGGTTAGCGTTAGCGACACTCACCAGTGGTAGTTTTAGGGTTAGCTTTAGCGACACTCACCAGTGGTAGTTTTAGGGTTAGCGTTAGCGACACTCACCAGTGGTAGTTTTAGGGTTAGCGTTAGCGACACTCACCAGTGGTAGTTTTAGGGCTAGCGTTAGCGACACTCACCAGTGGTAGTTTTAGGGTTAGCGGCACTCACCAGTGGTAGTTTTAGGGTTAGCATTAGCGACACTCACCAGTGGTAGTTTAAGGGTTAGCATTAGCGACACTCACCAGTGGTAGTTTAAGGGTTAGCATTAGCGACACTCACCAGTGGTAGTTTTAGGGTTAGCATTAGCGACACTCACCAGTGGTAGTACTTGAACCTGGGCCTCCAGTTGGGGGTGCGCAGCAGGGTCTGGACGGCACAGGCCAGGTTAACAAACAGGTAGCACATCAGGAAGaacctggaggggagagagaggggaggaaggagagaagccaGTAAGAGATAGAGGTGCTTTcatagacaggagggaggaggttgctgtaaggagaggggaggaggatgtgagaggaggaggatgtgagaggaggagcaggggaggaggaggtgagaggaggagcaggggaggaggtgagacgaggaggaggtgagaggaggagcaggggaggaggatgtaagtggaggaggaggtgagaggaggagcaggggaggaggaggtgagaggaggagcaggggaggaggtgagacgaggaggaggtgagaggaggagcaggggaggaggatgtaagtggaggaggagcaggggaggaggaggtgagaggaggagcaggggaggaggtgagacgaggaggaggtgagaggaggagcaggggaggagcaggggaggaggatgtaagaggagaagcaggggaggaggaggtgagaggaggagcaggggaggaggaggagcaggggaggaggagcaggggaggaggaggtgagaggaggagcaggggaggaagaggtgaggaggaggtgagaggaggagcaggggaggaggaggtgagaggaggatgtgagaggaggagcaggggaggaggaggtgagaggaggagcaggggaggaggaggtgagaggaggagcaggggaggaggaggtgagaggaggagcaggggaggtgtGCTTACATAGACAGGATGGGGGCGACAGCGTCCAGAGAAGCGATGAGGATGCCGATCTCACAGATGGCTGCTGTCAGCAGCAACGCCCAGGTGGGCTCTCCATTAGCCTTGCCATGACCAAAcacctgccagacacacacacacaccggggggtaagagtgtgtgtgtatatacacgtgtgtgtgtgtgtatacgtgtgtgacctctgacctttagGAAGGGAACGATGCCGTCCCTGGCGATGGCCTGCAGCAGTCTGGGGGCGCCTGTCAGGCTCTGAAGCCCCGCCCCACAGCAGGAGAAGAACGAGCCAATCACAATCACCCAGGGAGAGGGCCAGGACAGCGTGCCAATCACAAGGTACCCTTTGACCGAGTCCCCAAACCTGGACACAGGTAGAGAAGAAGACATGAATGAACCCGTCACACCTGCCTACCTGGGCCACACTGAGACAGGCACTGTCGCTACAACTCAGAAAAGTATCTGttgaattat
The sequence above is drawn from the Osmerus eperlanus chromosome 15, fOsmEpe2.1, whole genome shotgun sequence genome and encodes:
- the slc12a7b gene encoding solute carrier family 12 member 7 isoform X4, coding for MEQGEGSRPKGDGNPKESSPFIHNTDNDRGNLYDGKNMALFEEEMDSNPMVSSLLNKLANYTNLTQGAQEHEEADDDEGPAKKKAVKSPQMGTFMGVYLPCLQNILGVILFLRLTWIVGTAGIMGSLAIVFMCCSCTMLTAISMSAIATNGVVPAGGSYYMISRSLGPEFGGAVGLCFFLGTTFAGSMYILGTIEILLTYIVPKAAIFVAEKKEDEVEALLNNMRVYGTCCLALMSLVVFVGVKYVNKLALVFLACVILSIFAIYAGVIKTAIEPPDLPVCLLGNRTLQNHNFDKCLKTEEIDNVTVTTKLWALFCDSADLNATCNEYFLFNNVTEIQGIPGLASGVIQDNMWGDYGPLGMLVEHKRLDSVPAADSSQDMYLPYVANDITTFFTLLVGIYFPSVTGIMAGSNRSGDLRDAQKSIPIGTILAIATTSFIYVTCVVLFGACIEGVVLRDKFGDSVKGYLVIGTLSWPSPWVIVIGSFFSCCGAGLQSLTGAPRLLQAIARDGIVPFLKVFGHGKANGEPTWALLLTAAICEIGILIASLDAVAPILSMFFLMCYLFVNLACAVQTLLRTPNWRPRFKYYHWALSFLGMSLCLSLMFICSWYYALVAMMIAGCIYKYIEYRGAEKEWGDGIRGLSLNAARYALIRLEEAPPHTKNWRPQLLVLLNVDPDMAVKHPRLLSFTTQLKAGKGLTIVGSVQEGTYISKETEAKKAEQNIKASMTTERTKGFCHVVVSSNLRDGFSHLIQSAGLGGMKHNTVLMAWPGTWKQASDPVSWKNFIETVRETTAAHQALLVAKNVDSFPSSLERLGEGTIDVWWVVHDGGLLMLLPFLLRQHKVWRKCKMRIFTVAQMDDNSIQMKKDLQMFLYHLRLDAEVEVVEMHDSDISAFTYEKTLVMEQRSQMLKQMQLSRTEREREIQSITDESRSSIRRKNQSGVQVSGPSGEASSQAEPPQEDEAQLIHDRNTASHAALNDKADAAPHVQMTWTKEKFFTERNRNREPNMGVRDLFNMKPEWESLNQSNVRRMHTAVKLNEVVVNKSQGAHLVLLNMPGPPRNRGGDENYMEFLEVLLEGLNRVLLVRGGGQEVITIYS